The following proteins come from a genomic window of Bactrocera tryoni isolate S06 chromosome 1, CSIRO_BtryS06_freeze2, whole genome shotgun sequence:
- the LOC120775934 gene encoding transmembrane protein 179, which yields MVLANVLLLSQIAGHVILVILSLCMMVPLGMSVHEFGGHCLLFTTGKWREEDGMFEVKWSSRSFCSFPLFTAMFLFLISTLQIYRYSRMKEEASFLSLFIDVVVGIWMLAFSILSAIMVTLGFIVWCDGMTERFPSCETAAGQNIIHGDQDHIDTSDFYIEMGTAQFGAWGSFAISVGIGVIALLKLIQNHQVRNIKVSMYLERQKLVNQHQHQLDGQSTTPTVFEDNNK from the exons ATGGTTTTAGCAAATGTGCTACTATTAAGCCAAATTGCTGGTCATgtaatattagttatattatCGTTGTGCATGATGGTGCCTCTTGGTATGAGTGTCCATGAATTTGG tggGCACTGTTTGCTTTTTACAACTGGTAAATGGCGTGAAGAGGATGGAATGTTTGAAGTAAAATGGTCTTCAAGAAGTTTTTGCAGCTTTCCACTTTTTACTGCAATGTTTCTATTCTTGATTTCAACTTTACAGATTTATCG ATACTCAAGAATGAAAGAAGAAGCTTCGTTTCTTTCTTTATTCATTGACGTTGTGGTTGGTATTTGGATGCTAGCATTTTCAATTCTGTCTGCAATTATGGTTACTTTAGGATTTATTGTATGGTGTGATGGTATGACTGAACGATTTCCGTCATGTGAAACAGCAGCAGGACAAAATATAATTCACGGAGACCAAGACCATATTGACACATCTGACTTCTATATAGAAATGGGGACAGCTCAG TTCGGCGCTTGGGGTTCTTTTGCAATATCAGTTGGAATAGGTGTTATAGCACTTCTTAAACTCATTCAAAATCATCAAGTGCGTAATATTAAAGTTTCAATGTACTTGGAACGTCAGAAACTAGTAAATCAACATCAGCATCAATTAGATGGACAATCTACAACACCGACAGTTTTTgaagataataataaataa